In the Chloroflexota bacterium genome, one interval contains:
- a CDS encoding peptidoglycan DD-metalloendopeptidase family protein: MTEKRTPRRRVQRAQTQNNAEVILLPAPNHTTTAFRQKSDTGRIESLNRGGRSAQRRRKQEQRAASIARSSLAQIAGTPTRAPQAISEPKQPRRSFKAAAQSVRQRLQLQRRLVAHSVILLAACVVAWGRGFPLNPVSDNATNQAIPEALAAAQLVDEVEAGNFQRVVIPISATQPQSVGGGEHEVVVDVGPALIKPAPERGPAFVATHLVANEETIADIAAKYTITPESLIAANNLTGPVAIGETLRIPRVSGVPHTVSEGETITDIAERYSVGADVIMTFPPNGLDQGQALIAGREIFVPGASLAGVQNVSVRGAIDSINQKSQAAAIVLADRTNLREGPGTAYEKIVKVNAGERLQLIAKHEVWVKIRQSDGEVAWVAREVVSIPEEVWSALEETDNFPPPPPPPPVWVWPTYGDLTSGFGYRNFSVGRFHNGIDIANRKGTPISAARRGTVIEAGWCSGYGYCVKISHGSGMVTEYGHMMSNPVVSEGQEVEAGQLIGYMGSTYDRAGGGYSTGVHLHFTIKIDGTAVNPLKYLP, encoded by the coding sequence ATGACAGAGAAGCGAACTCCGCGGCGACGTGTTCAACGGGCACAAACGCAAAACAACGCCGAAGTTATTTTGCTACCAGCTCCTAACCACACCACTACCGCATTTCGCCAAAAATCTGATACTGGCCGGATTGAGTCACTCAATCGTGGTGGCCGCTCTGCCCAACGACGGCGCAAGCAAGAACAACGCGCGGCCTCAATTGCGCGATCTTCGCTGGCGCAAATCGCTGGCACACCTACTCGTGCCCCACAAGCAATTTCTGAGCCAAAACAACCACGGCGCTCATTCAAGGCCGCCGCTCAATCGGTGCGGCAGCGTTTGCAGCTTCAACGCCGTTTGGTTGCGCATAGCGTGATCCTGTTGGCCGCCTGTGTAGTGGCTTGGGGTCGCGGTTTTCCACTTAATCCAGTTTCTGATAATGCCACTAATCAAGCAATTCCTGAAGCTTTAGCCGCTGCCCAATTGGTCGATGAAGTTGAAGCAGGCAATTTCCAACGGGTTGTGATCCCAATTTCAGCCACTCAGCCCCAAAGCGTTGGTGGCGGTGAGCATGAAGTTGTGGTCGATGTTGGCCCTGCCTTAATCAAACCAGCGCCTGAACGTGGCCCGGCCTTTGTTGCAACCCACTTGGTTGCCAACGAAGAAACCATCGCCGATATTGCTGCCAAATATACAATTACCCCAGAATCGTTGATTGCGGCCAATAATTTAACTGGCCCAGTCGCGATCGGCGAAACCTTGCGAATTCCACGGGTTTCGGGGGTTCCGCACACAGTCAGCGAAGGCGAAACGATCACCGATATCGCCGAACGCTACAGTGTTGGTGCTGATGTGATTATGACCTTCCCACCCAACGGCTTAGATCAGGGTCAAGCCTTGATTGCTGGACGCGAAATTTTCGTGCCAGGAGCATCGTTGGCGGGCGTGCAAAATGTTTCAGTGCGCGGCGCAATCGATTCAATCAACCAAAAATCACAAGCCGCCGCAATTGTGCTGGCTGATCGCACCAATTTGCGTGAAGGCCCAGGCACGGCCTACGAGAAAATCGTCAAGGTCAATGCTGGCGAACGCTTACAATTAATCGCCAAACACGAAGTTTGGGTCAAAATTCGTCAAAGTGATGGTGAAGTGGCCTGGGTTGCCCGCGAAGTTGTGAGCATTCCCGAGGAAGTTTGGTCGGCCTTGGAAGAGACCGATAACTTTCCGCCGCCACCACCACCACCACCTGTTTGGGTTTGGCCAACCTATGGCGACTTGACCTCAGGTTTTGGCTATCGCAACTTTAGCGTTGGGCGCTTCCATAACGGCATCGATATTGCCAACCGCAAAGGCACGCCAATTTCCGCTGCCCGCCGTGGCACGGTGATCGAGGCTGGTTGGTGTAGCGGCTATGGCTATTGTGTCAAAATTAGCCATGGTTCTGGGATGGTCACCGAATACGGCCATATGATGTCGAATCCGGTGGTTTCCGAAGGCCAAGAGGTCGAGGCAGGCCAGTTGATCGGCTATATGGGCAGCACCTATGATCGGGCTGGCGGTGGCTACTCAACTGGGGTTCACCTGCACTTCACAATCAAGATCGATGGTACCGCAGTTAATCCGCTCAAGTATCTACCCTAA